One region of Cobetia sp. cqz5-12 genomic DNA includes:
- a CDS encoding homoserine dehydrogenase, with protein MKPVKVGICGLGTVGGGTYNVLIRNADEIARRAGRPIIVEQVGARRDNPDCDITGVSRTHDIFEVARNPEIDVLVELIGGYDVAYQLVMEAIANGKHVVTANKALIAVHGNEIFRAAAEKGVMVAFEAAVAGGIPVIKSLREGLGANRIQWLAGIINGTGNFILSAMRDEGRSFEDVLAEAQALGYAEADPTFDVEGIDAAHKLTILASIAFGVPLQFDKAYTEGISRITAEDIEQADNLGYIIKHLGITRATAKGLELRVHPTLIPKERLLANVHGVKNAIEVMGDAVGPTLYYGAGAGAEPTASAVVADLLDVARDIATDHRYRVPYLAFAEINQHGDTLPILPMEEIETACYLRLHAVDRPGVLARVASILSEQGISIEAIIQKEATEGELVPIILLTHRARELHMNEAIRQLEALVDVAGSVVRIRVEDLDDNA; from the coding sequence TTGAAACCGGTGAAAGTAGGAATCTGTGGTCTAGGGACCGTAGGCGGCGGCACTTATAACGTGCTGATTCGCAATGCCGATGAGATTGCGCGTCGTGCTGGACGCCCGATCATCGTCGAACAGGTCGGCGCACGACGCGACAATCCTGACTGCGATATCACCGGCGTCAGCCGCACGCATGACATCTTCGAGGTCGCGCGCAATCCCGAGATCGACGTGCTGGTCGAGCTGATCGGCGGCTACGATGTCGCCTATCAGCTGGTGATGGAAGCCATCGCCAATGGCAAGCATGTCGTGACCGCCAACAAGGCGCTGATCGCCGTCCACGGCAACGAGATCTTCCGTGCCGCGGCCGAGAAGGGCGTGATGGTGGCCTTCGAGGCCGCAGTGGCCGGTGGCATTCCCGTCATCAAGTCGCTGCGTGAAGGCCTGGGTGCCAACCGTATCCAGTGGCTGGCCGGCATCATCAACGGCACCGGCAACTTCATCCTCAGCGCGATGCGTGATGAAGGTCGCAGCTTCGAGGACGTGCTGGCCGAGGCACAGGCGCTGGGCTATGCCGAAGCCGATCCGACCTTCGATGTCGAAGGCATCGATGCCGCGCACAAGTTGACCATCCTGGCCTCGATCGCCTTCGGCGTGCCGCTGCAGTTCGACAAGGCCTACACCGAAGGCATCTCGCGCATCACGGCCGAGGACATCGAGCAGGCCGATAACCTGGGTTACATCATCAAGCATCTGGGCATCACTCGCGCCACGGCCAAGGGCCTCGAGCTGCGCGTGCATCCGACGCTGATTCCCAAGGAGCGTCTGCTGGCCAACGTGCATGGCGTCAAGAATGCCATCGAGGTGATGGGCGACGCTGTCGGTCCGACTCTTTACTACGGTGCCGGCGCCGGTGCCGAGCCGACGGCCTCTGCCGTGGTCGCGGACCTGCTCGACGTGGCGCGCGATATCGCCACCGACCACCGCTACCGCGTGCCGTATCTGGCCTTCGCCGAGATCAATCAGCACGGCGACACCCTGCCGATCCTGCCGATGGAAGAGATCGAGACGGCCTGCTATCTGCGTCTGCACGCAGTGGACCGCCCGGGCGTGCTGGCGCGTGTCGCGTCGATCCTCTCCGAGCAGGGCATCTCCATCGAGGCGATCATCCAGAAGGAAGCCACCGAAGGGGAGCTGGTGCCGATCATTCTGCTCACGCACCGTGCGCGCGAACTGCACATGAACGAAGCGATTCGTCAGCTGGAAGCGCTGGTGGATGTCGCCGGTTCCGTGGTGCGCATTCGTGTCGAGGATCTCGACGACAACGCCTGA
- a CDS encoding DsbC family protein, with amino-acid sequence MSKSFRRPQALSRAIRLLSAGAMLTLVAPLAQADALDDLRDKLVVNGQPLPVESLASSPIDGLYEVRLTSGESFFTDIDGKHLIVGEMYRNDGDKGLVNLSEQKANGERLKLLAEVSEDDMVIFRPAGEVKAVISVFTDTTCPYCRKLHQEVPELNARGIEVRYLAFPRGGMRSQGARELAQVWCAENRTEAMNQIKNEGEVPKQAASCDAPVQSQYQLGTRMGVQGTPAIVMPDGQMVPGYLPVERLATMLGIDD; translated from the coding sequence ATGAGCAAGTCTTTCCGTCGTCCGCAGGCCCTGTCCCGTGCGATCCGCCTCCTGAGCGCCGGCGCCATGCTGACGCTTGTGGCGCCATTGGCCCAGGCTGATGCGCTGGATGATCTGCGCGACAAGCTCGTCGTCAATGGCCAGCCGCTGCCGGTCGAATCACTGGCCTCCAGCCCGATCGATGGTCTTTATGAGGTGCGCCTGACCAGTGGCGAGAGCTTCTTTACCGATATCGACGGCAAGCATCTGATCGTGGGTGAGATGTACCGCAATGATGGCGACAAGGGGCTGGTCAATCTCAGCGAGCAGAAGGCCAATGGCGAGCGCCTCAAGCTGCTGGCCGAGGTGAGTGAGGATGATATGGTCATCTTCCGCCCCGCGGGTGAGGTCAAGGCGGTGATCAGTGTCTTCACCGATACCACCTGCCCGTACTGCCGCAAGCTGCACCAGGAAGTGCCGGAGCTCAATGCACGTGGCATCGAGGTGCGCTATCTGGCCTTCCCGCGCGGTGGCATGCGCTCGCAGGGCGCGCGTGAACTGGCGCAGGTGTGGTGCGCCGAGAATCGTACCGAGGCGATGAACCAGATCAAGAATGAAGGCGAAGTGCCCAAGCAGGCGGCCAGCTGCGATGCGCCGGTGCAAAGCCAGTATCAGCTGGGCACGCGCATGGGAGTGCAGGGCACCCCGGCCATCGTGATGCCGGATGGCCAGATGGTGCCGGGCTACCTGCCGGTGGAGCGTCTTGCCACCATGCTGGGCATCGATGACTGA
- the xerD gene encoding site-specific tyrosine recombinase XerD gives MMDDDALVEAFLDTLWLERGASDNTLGAYRSDLAAWRRWLVDQSETNADAVPLLSVAPQKVQAFCDSRRESHALRSTARLLSALRRFYRWALAEGMIEADPLHEVRLPRVIPSLPGTLDEEEVERLLEAPDLETPIGLRDRTMLEVLYGAGLRISELVNLSVDALNLRQGVVRVTGKGDRERLVPLGEEACDWLSRWLSVGRPAMMADQTRPALFPGRHDKAMTRQTFWHRIRRHAVTAAISKPLSPHTLRHAFATHLLNHGANLRVVQLLLGHRDLSTTQIYTHVAQARLERLHAEHHPRG, from the coding sequence ATGATGGACGACGATGCGTTGGTCGAGGCCTTTCTCGATACGTTGTGGCTAGAGCGGGGTGCCAGTGACAATACGCTCGGCGCCTATCGCAGTGATCTCGCGGCCTGGCGGCGCTGGTTGGTCGATCAGTCGGAGACGAACGCTGACGCGGTGCCGTTGCTGAGCGTGGCACCGCAGAAGGTGCAGGCCTTCTGTGACTCGCGGCGTGAGTCGCATGCGCTGCGCTCCACGGCGCGCCTGCTGTCGGCATTGCGGCGCTTCTATCGCTGGGCACTGGCCGAAGGCATGATCGAGGCGGACCCGCTGCATGAGGTGCGCCTGCCGCGCGTGATTCCCAGCCTGCCGGGCACGCTGGATGAGGAGGAGGTCGAGCGCCTGCTGGAGGCGCCGGATCTCGAGACGCCCATCGGGCTGCGCGACCGCACCATGCTCGAAGTGCTCTATGGGGCGGGGCTGCGTATCAGCGAACTGGTCAATCTGAGTGTCGATGCGCTCAATCTGCGCCAGGGCGTCGTGCGTGTCACCGGCAAGGGCGATCGTGAGCGGCTGGTGCCGCTGGGCGAGGAGGCCTGTGACTGGTTGTCACGCTGGCTGTCCGTTGGCCGACCTGCGATGATGGCCGACCAGACGCGTCCGGCACTGTTTCCCGGCCGGCACGACAAGGCCATGACGCGACAGACCTTCTGGCATCGCATCCGGCGTCACGCCGTGACTGCGGCCATCAGCAAGCCTCTGTCACCGCATACGCTGCGCCATGCCTTCGCCACGCACCTGCTCAATCACGGTGCCAACCTGCGTGTCGTGCAGCTGTTGCTGGGACATCGTGATCTTTCCACGACCCAGATCTATACCCATGTGGCCCAGGCGCGTCTGGAGCGTCTGCATGCCGAACATCATCCGCGTGGCTGA
- the rplS gene encoding 50S ribosomal protein L19 → MSSKNKLIQAIENEQMAKEIPAFAPGDTIVVQVKVVEGTRERLQAFEGVVIGKRNRGLNSAFTVRKISHGVGVERTFQTYSPQVAAIDVKRRGDVRQAKLYYLRERSGKSARIKEKLG, encoded by the coding sequence ATGAGCAGCAAGAATAAACTGATCCAGGCGATCGAAAACGAGCAGATGGCCAAGGAAATCCCGGCCTTTGCACCGGGCGACACCATCGTCGTCCAGGTCAAGGTCGTCGAAGGTACCCGCGAGCGTCTGCAGGCCTTCGAAGGCGTGGTGATCGGCAAGCGTAACCGCGGTCTGAACTCCGCCTTCACCGTCCGCAAGATCTCCCACGGTGTGGGCGTCGAGCGTACCTTCCAGACTTACAGCCCGCAGGTTGCCGCTATCGACGTCAAGCGTCGTGGTGACGTCCGTCAGGCCAAGCTGTACTACCTCCGTGAGCGTAGCGGCAAGTCTGCACGCATCAAGGAAAAGCTGGGCTAA
- the trmD gene encoding tRNA (guanosine(37)-N1)-methyltransferase TrmD, with protein sequence MWIGVVSLFPEMFTAITASGVTGRAVDKGLLEVDFWNPRDYATDRHRTVDDRPYGGGPGMLMKVETLRGAIRDARAAGGDNARVIYLSPQGRKLDQAGARELATQERLIVVAGRYEGIDERVVEEEIDEEWSIGDYVLSGGELPAMVLIDTVARLVPGVLGHEASAEEDSFTDGLLDCPHYTRPEVIDGKRVPDVLLSGNHALIKRWRLQQSLGRTWLRRPDLLESRTLTREERKLLDEFIAQHARKGKA encoded by the coding sequence GTGTGGATTGGTGTAGTGAGCCTGTTTCCGGAAATGTTCACGGCGATTACCGCCAGTGGCGTGACCGGCCGAGCGGTCGACAAGGGCCTGCTCGAGGTCGATTTCTGGAATCCTCGCGACTACGCCACCGACAGGCACCGTACGGTCGATGATCGTCCCTACGGCGGTGGTCCCGGCATGTTGATGAAGGTCGAGACCCTGCGTGGCGCCATTCGTGACGCCCGCGCCGCTGGCGGTGACAACGCTCGTGTGATCTATCTCTCCCCGCAAGGCCGCAAGCTGGATCAGGCCGGTGCCCGCGAACTGGCGACGCAAGAGCGTCTGATCGTGGTGGCCGGACGCTATGAAGGCATTGATGAGCGCGTGGTGGAAGAGGAGATCGACGAGGAGTGGTCGATCGGCGATTACGTCCTGTCTGGCGGGGAACTGCCGGCCATGGTCCTGATCGATACGGTGGCACGCCTGGTGCCGGGCGTACTCGGGCATGAAGCCAGCGCGGAGGAGGATTCCTTCACCGATGGCCTGCTCGATTGTCCGCACTATACCCGCCCTGAAGTCATCGACGGCAAGCGGGTGCCGGATGTTCTGCTCAGTGGCAATCATGCCCTGATCAAGCGCTGGCGGTTGCAGCAGTCTCTGGGACGTACCTGGCTCAGGCGTCCGGATTTGCTGGAGAGTCGCACGTTGACTCGTGAGGAGCGCAAGCTGCTCGACGAGTTCATCGCGCAGCACGCCCGGAAAGGCAAGGCCTGA
- the rimM gene encoding ribosome maturation factor RimM (Essential for efficient processing of 16S rRNA), whose protein sequence is MPTQPNNPQPTAASSHDDDVVVMGKLTSPYGVKGWLKVYSYTSPIDGIFDYAGWMLKLDGKQIPARLAQARRHGKGLVAQLEGIDSREAAQELAGAEILLPKQHLPQLEVGEYYWHQLEGLEVVTLDGQRLGKVSTLMETGANDVLVIKPNDDSIDEKERLVPYLPDQVVRDVDLTAGRMSVDWDPEF, encoded by the coding sequence ATGCCTACTCAACCGAACAACCCGCAGCCGACCGCAGCGTCATCGCATGACGATGATGTCGTGGTAATGGGGAAGCTTACCAGCCCCTATGGCGTCAAAGGCTGGCTCAAGGTGTATTCCTACACCAGCCCGATTGACGGCATCTTCGATTACGCTGGCTGGATGCTGAAGCTGGACGGGAAGCAGATTCCCGCCCGCCTCGCTCAGGCGCGTCGCCATGGCAAGGGCCTGGTGGCACAGCTCGAAGGTATCGACAGTCGCGAAGCAGCACAGGAGCTGGCCGGGGCGGAGATTCTCCTGCCCAAGCAGCACCTGCCGCAGCTGGAAGTCGGTGAGTACTACTGGCATCAACTGGAAGGTCTCGAGGTGGTGACGCTGGATGGCCAGCGCCTCGGGAAAGTGAGCACCCTGATGGAAACCGGTGCCAACGACGTTCTGGTGATAAAGCCTAACGACGACAGCATCGATGAGAAGGAACGGCTCGTGCCGTACCTTCCCGATCAGGTGGTTCGCGATGTGGATCTCACTGCTGGGCGCATGAGCGTCGACTGGGATCCCGAATTCTGA
- the rpsP gene encoding 30S ribosomal protein S16 — MVTIRLARGGAKKRPFYHLAVADSRTARDGRFIERVGFFNPVARGQEERLRVDLERVAHWQQQGAQVSDRVAQLIKEAGKQQA, encoded by the coding sequence ATGGTTACCATTCGTCTGGCACGTGGTGGCGCCAAGAAGCGTCCCTTCTACCACCTCGCTGTGGCTGATTCCCGCACAGCTCGTGATGGCCGCTTCATCGAGCGCGTCGGCTTCTTCAACCCGGTCGCTCGCGGCCAGGAAGAGCGTCTGCGCGTCGATCTCGAGCGCGTCGCTCACTGGCAGCAGCAGGGCGCACAGGTCTCTGACCGTGTCGCTCAGCTGATCAAGGAAGCTGGCAAGCAGCAGGCTTGA
- the ffh gene encoding signal recognition particle protein produces the protein MFQSLSDRLSHTLKSITGQAKLTEDNIKDTLREVRKALLEADVALPVVKAFIERVRERAVGQEVSKSLSPGQQFVKIVQQELEAIMGEANEGLTLKGSPAVILMAGLQGAGKTTTVAKLARYLREREKKKVLVVSADVYRPAAIDQLETLAKEVGVDFFPSDSSQQPVAIAEAAMKHARIQFHDVVLVDTAGRLHVDADMMDEIAALHRSVNPDETLFVVDAMTGQDAANTAKAFHEALPLTGVVLTKADGDARGGAALSVRHITGKPIKFMGMGEKVDALEPFHPDRIASRILGMGDMLSLIEEAERTVDKSKAEQLASKVKKGEGFDLEDFRDQLQQLKNMGGMGSLMSKLPGMGQLAEVAQSQASEKELGKLEAMINSMTPKERRNPDLINGSRKRRICMGSGTQVPDLNRLLKQHKQMAKMMKKAGKKGGMQKMMRGMSGMMGGGGGPGGPGGMGGMGGMGGPGGMGGGRFPRR, from the coding sequence ATGTTTCAAAGTTTGAGTGATCGCCTGTCGCATACGCTGAAGTCGATTACCGGCCAGGCCAAGCTGACGGAAGACAACATCAAGGACACCCTGCGCGAAGTGCGCAAGGCGTTGCTTGAAGCCGATGTCGCGCTGCCGGTGGTCAAGGCCTTCATCGAGCGAGTGCGCGAACGTGCCGTCGGTCAGGAAGTGTCCAAGAGCCTGTCGCCGGGCCAGCAGTTCGTCAAGATCGTCCAGCAGGAGCTGGAAGCGATCATGGGCGAAGCCAATGAAGGCCTGACGCTCAAGGGCAGTCCGGCCGTCATTCTGATGGCAGGCCTGCAGGGTGCGGGCAAGACGACCACCGTCGCCAAGCTGGCACGCTACCTGCGCGAGCGCGAGAAGAAGAAGGTGCTGGTGGTCTCGGCCGACGTCTATCGTCCGGCCGCCATCGACCAGCTGGAAACGCTGGCCAAGGAAGTCGGGGTCGATTTCTTCCCCTCCGACTCCTCCCAGCAGCCGGTGGCCATCGCCGAGGCGGCGATGAAGCACGCGCGCATCCAGTTCCACGACGTGGTGCTGGTCGATACCGCCGGTCGTCTGCATGTCGATGCCGACATGATGGACGAGATCGCCGCCCTGCACCGCAGCGTCAATCCCGACGAGACACTGTTCGTCGTCGATGCGATGACCGGTCAGGATGCCGCCAACACCGCCAAGGCCTTCCACGAAGCCTTGCCGCTGACCGGTGTCGTGCTGACCAAGGCCGACGGTGATGCGCGTGGCGGTGCGGCCCTGTCCGTGCGTCACATCACCGGCAAGCCGATCAAGTTCATGGGCATGGGGGAGAAGGTCGACGCCCTCGAGCCCTTCCACCCGGATCGTATCGCCTCGCGCATCCTCGGCATGGGCGACATGCTGTCGCTGATCGAGGAAGCCGAGCGCACCGTCGACAAGAGCAAGGCCGAGCAGCTGGCCAGCAAGGTCAAGAAAGGCGAAGGCTTCGATCTCGAGGACTTCCGTGACCAGTTGCAGCAGCTCAAGAACATGGGTGGCATGGGTAGCCTGATGTCCAAGCTGCCGGGCATGGGGCAGCTGGCGGAAGTCGCCCAGAGCCAGGCCAGCGAGAAGGAGCTGGGCAAGCTCGAGGCGATGATCAACTCCATGACGCCCAAGGAACGTCGCAACCCGGATCTCATCAATGGGTCGCGCAAGCGCCGCATCTGCATGGGTTCCGGTACTCAGGTGCCTGATCTCAACCGTCTGCTCAAGCAGCACAAGCAGATGGCCAAGATGATGAAGAAGGCCGGCAAGAAAGGTGGCATGCAGAAGATGATGCGTGGCATGTCCGGCATGATGGGCGGTGGCGGTGGTCCTGGCGGCCCCGGTGGTATGGGTGGCATGGGTGGTATGGGTGGCCCCGGCGGCATGGGCGGCGGACGCTTCCCGCGTCGCTGA
- a CDS encoding cytochrome C assembly family protein, producing MQALPFAFLAIIFYLGAGLWQGLTLTRRVPARTRLVRSLALIAIACHAVIVWVTLNHGGALHLGLFESASLVSWAICLLLVVASLFKPVIAGGAALFPVAAACVLGVMNLPSATTENPLSPGLVAHIFTSVAALAFFSIAAMQAGLLSLQQHALKKRHTRGIVQVLPALTSMERALFELIWAGMILLSVSIISGTIYLDNMFAQHLAHKTVLSLGAWIIFAVLLFGHHVLGWRGQRAARWTLGGCLVLALAFFGTKFVLQVVFSH from the coding sequence ATGCAGGCTCTGCCTTTTGCCTTTCTGGCCATCATCTTCTATCTCGGCGCCGGCCTCTGGCAGGGCCTTACCCTGACACGCCGCGTTCCGGCACGCACGCGTCTGGTGCGCAGTCTGGCGCTGATCGCCATCGCCTGCCATGCCGTGATCGTCTGGGTCACGCTCAACCACGGCGGCGCGCTGCACCTCGGACTGTTCGAGAGCGCGTCGCTGGTCAGCTGGGCCATCTGCCTGCTGCTGGTCGTCGCCAGCCTGTTCAAGCCGGTGATCGCCGGGGGCGCGGCGCTGTTCCCGGTCGCCGCCGCCTGCGTGCTCGGCGTGATGAACCTGCCGAGCGCCACCACCGAGAATCCGCTCTCCCCCGGTCTGGTCGCCCACATCTTCACCTCGGTAGCCGCATTGGCCTTCTTCAGCATCGCGGCCATGCAGGCCGGACTGCTGTCGCTGCAACAGCACGCGCTCAAGAAACGTCATACCCGCGGCATCGTCCAGGTGCTGCCGGCATTGACCAGCATGGAACGTGCGCTGTTCGAGCTGATCTGGGCCGGCATGATCCTGCTCAGCGTGTCGATCATCAGCGGCACCATCTATCTGGACAACATGTTCGCCCAGCATCTGGCGCACAAGACGGTGCTCAGCCTCGGCGCCTGGATCATCTTCGCCGTGCTGCTGTTCGGGCATCACGTACTGGGCTGGCGCGGCCAGCGTGCCGCCCGCTGGACACTGGGCGGCTGCCTGGTACTGGCGCTGGCCTTCTTCGGCACCAAGTTCGTGCTGCAAGTGGTATTTTCCCACTAA
- a CDS encoding HlyC/CorC family transporter yields the protein MSDDTPLGLLFGLLVILIILSAFFSSSETGMMSINRYRLSHRAKGGERGAKRVTRLLSRPDRLIGVILIGNNFVNNLAASLATIIAIHYFGDVSGPAVSTAVLTIVVLIFAEVTPKTMAAVNPERIAYPASLVLEPLLKLLYPLVWLVNGISNGLLRLFGVRDVSGGADSLTRDELRTVVHEAGSMIPRRHQGMLLSILDLENVTVDDIMVPRQEIFGIDLDDDLDIILSHIRASQHTRVPVYKGDINNIIGILHLRNAARFLSLDEVTKASIIQEAREPYFIPESTPLHTQLLNFQKQKRRIGIVVDEYGDVQGLATLEDILEEIVGEFTTDVAGTHQEIHPQDNGSYVIEGTANIREINKAIGWQLPTDGPKTLNGLILEHLESFPDAPASLAIGTTRIEIQQVKDNQITSARCWQAARTTRS from the coding sequence TTGAGCGACGACACCCCGTTGGGGCTGCTGTTCGGCCTACTGGTCATCCTGATCATCCTGTCTGCCTTCTTCTCGAGTTCCGAGACCGGCATGATGTCGATCAACCGCTACCGTCTCAGTCACCGCGCCAAGGGCGGTGAGCGCGGCGCCAAGCGTGTTACCCGCCTGCTTTCCCGCCCGGACCGCCTGATCGGCGTCATCCTGATCGGCAACAACTTCGTCAACAACCTGGCCGCCTCGCTGGCGACCATCATCGCGATCCATTACTTCGGTGATGTCTCGGGCCCGGCCGTCTCGACCGCCGTGCTGACCATCGTGGTGCTGATCTTTGCCGAAGTGACGCCCAAGACCATGGCCGCCGTGAATCCGGAACGCATCGCCTATCCGGCCTCGCTGGTGCTGGAACCGTTGCTCAAGCTGCTCTACCCGCTGGTCTGGCTGGTCAATGGCATCTCCAATGGCCTGCTGCGCCTGTTCGGCGTGCGCGATGTCAGCGGCGGCGCCGACAGCCTGACCCGCGACGAGCTGCGCACCGTGGTCCACGAAGCCGGCAGCATGATCCCGCGGCGCCACCAGGGCATGCTGCTGTCGATTCTCGATCTCGAGAACGTCACCGTCGATGACATCATGGTGCCGCGTCAGGAGATCTTCGGCATCGACCTGGACGATGATCTCGACATCATCCTCAGCCATATCCGCGCCAGTCAGCACACGCGGGTGCCGGTCTACAAGGGTGACATCAACAACATCATCGGTATCCTGCACCTGCGCAACGCGGCGCGTTTCCTGTCGCTGGACGAGGTCACCAAGGCCTCCATCATCCAGGAAGCCCGCGAGCCCTACTTCATCCCGGAATCCACGCCGCTGCATACCCAGCTGCTCAACTTCCAGAAGCAGAAGCGTCGCATCGGCATCGTGGTCGACGAGTATGGCGATGTGCAGGGGCTGGCGACGCTGGAGGACATCCTCGAGGAGATCGTCGGCGAGTTCACCACTGATGTCGCCGGTACGCATCAGGAGATCCACCCGCAGGACAACGGCAGCTACGTGATCGAGGGCACCGCCAACATCCGCGAGATCAACAAGGCCATCGGCTGGCAGCTGCCGACTGACGGTCCCAAGACGCTCAACGGCCTGATTCTGGAGCACCTGGAATCATTCCCCGATGCCCCGGCCAGTCTCGCCATCGGCACCACGCGCATCGAGATCCAGCAGGTGAAGGACAACCAGATCACCTCGGCACGCTGCTGGCAGGCGGCTCGCACCACGCGCAGCTGA
- a CDS encoding multidrug effflux MFS transporter encodes MTSASAPTATPALHRQPHFTVLLALMVALAPLSMDAFLPAIPAMAAEFGVDHSRLGLTITFFLAGYAFGQLSGGPLSDSLGRRPIALGGIVLFLIASLGCAMTHSLEWLMVFRVLQGIATGMTGGVSRTVVRDVATGKDAARLMTNVMMVLMAAPLVAPSLGALILALSTWQMVFIGLAVYGVIAGVAIRQWLPETLPASERSPLSLRGALASYRRVLTTRGVPGHLMLLLCGPGIMFTFLTNASYLYQGVLGLTPGEFALAFGANVVAMLIGNRLNHFGLKHLRTRKLVQMALCMQGIGITWLISLVITDNVQVATLIPGILFVLGAGGMITPNVMADYQSLFTRGHGAANAISGTVLYLGGGLYGALASLWLSGDDMLAVPLVMLGAWTIGVFGFWVTRHTAPSEQSSD; translated from the coding sequence ATGACTTCAGCTTCCGCCCCAACGGCGACTCCCGCCCTGCATCGACAACCTCACTTCACCGTGCTGCTGGCCCTGATGGTGGCGCTCGCCCCGCTATCGATGGATGCCTTCCTGCCCGCGATCCCCGCCATGGCCGCGGAATTCGGTGTCGATCACTCCCGCCTCGGCCTGACCATCACCTTCTTTCTGGCCGGCTACGCCTTCGGTCAGCTGAGTGGTGGCCCGTTGTCGGACAGCCTGGGACGTCGCCCGATCGCGCTGGGCGGCATCGTGCTGTTCTTGATCGCGAGTCTCGGCTGCGCCATGACGCATAGCCTGGAATGGCTGATGGTCTTCCGTGTCCTGCAGGGGATCGCGACCGGCATGACCGGCGGCGTCTCTCGCACCGTGGTGCGCGATGTCGCGACCGGCAAGGACGCCGCGCGCCTGATGACCAACGTCATGATGGTGCTGATGGCAGCACCGCTGGTCGCCCCCAGCCTCGGCGCCCTCATCCTGGCGCTGAGCACCTGGCAGATGGTCTTCATCGGCCTGGCCGTCTATGGCGTGATCGCCGGAGTCGCCATTCGCCAGTGGCTACCGGAGACCCTGCCTGCCAGCGAGCGTTCACCGCTCAGCCTGCGCGGCGCATTGGCCAGCTATCGCAGGGTGCTGACCACGCGCGGCGTGCCCGGGCACCTGATGCTGCTGCTGTGCGGCCCCGGCATCATGTTCACCTTCCTGACCAACGCGAGCTATCTCTATCAGGGCGTGCTGGGGCTGACCCCCGGTGAGTTCGCGCTGGCCTTCGGCGCCAATGTCGTCGCCATGCTGATCGGCAACCGTCTCAACCACTTCGGCCTCAAGCATCTGCGCACACGCAAGCTGGTTCAGATGGCGCTGTGCATGCAGGGGATCGGCATCACCTGGCTGATCTCGCTGGTCATCACCGACAACGTCCAGGTCGCCACACTAATTCCGGGCATCCTGTTCGTGCTGGGCGCCGGCGGCATGATCACGCCCAACGTGATGGCCGACTACCAGTCGCTGTTCACACGTGGCCACGGCGCTGCCAATGCCATCTCCGGCACGGTGCTGTATCTCGGCGGCGGCCTCTATGGCGCCCTGGCCAGCCTGTGGCTGAGCGGCGATGACATGCTGGCGGTGCCGCTGGTCATGTTGGGCGCCTGGACCATCGGCGTCTTCGGCTTCTGGGTCACGCGCCACACCGCGCCCTCCGAGCAGTCCAGCGACTGA